From the genome of Spinacia oleracea cultivar Varoflay chromosome 2, BTI_SOV_V1, whole genome shotgun sequence, one region includes:
- the LOC110785221 gene encoding protein FAR1-RELATED SEQUENCE 5-like — MENLIRSVIQSTQRIQVPVEPDIQDATMEDVLNNFIENNALAQEREEEEAMEAEEQHIISDSEVLVFEKVTDIKVKVEVFRVFEKVTDIKVKVEVFRVKVKYVKLIAITEPDQDIVGTLMGYTAETVEELIGFYEKHASEVGFSIRKGNTRFKVGTRIVLEKTYVCSAAGVTNNGKNKKKKVQTVVPVVPKKERKPRQVSITRTQCRACLRVKMNSGGRYEVVNHVIIHNHDLTRSQWHYLHRSERQITEEKREAIETMQKSGLSSTASFNYMAIEAGGEENLGHSKKDHLNYCTRLKMKQIEGGDAQAVTDIMYLELEGDPNLFFRFRLDEKGKLRSLFWRDSMMMEDYGIFGDIVVCDTTYRTNKYNLICAPIVGINNHWNNCMFGCAFIGDEKIESFVWLLQTFKKSMGGKSPISIFTDQDAAMNNAINQVFPDSRHRLCVWHLHQNAITRFGALKRDPTFKKTFNYCLYKCVTVVEFETNWRSMLQQYELIGEEWFTNVYDLREKWCPALSKDFFSAGILSSQRSESTNHAIGFRANRTTSLTDFYRLFKGTIQHWRKVYTLSLFRDFEEEFGYSIATTAKLIWKQENTELYAVSIDEEPWSAQRVTYIHESQTVSCTHATTTSDTSVQQATSSEPATNTATEPPMVLDPERCTTKGRNKRPRGSFVKKKKGKTAAPPTADFGTITPNLRLF; from the exons ATGGAAAACCTAATTAGGAGTGTGATTCAATCCACTCAAAGAATTCAAGTTCCTGTTGAACCTGATATTCAAGATGCAACCATGGAGGACGTTCTCAACAATTTCATCGAAAACAATGCTTTGGCACAGGAACGTGAAGAAGAGGAGGCAATGGAAGCTGAAGAACAACAtattatttctgattctgaag TATTGGTGTTTGAAAAAGTTACAGATAtcaaagttaaagttgaggtTTTCAGA GTGTTTGAAAAAGTTACAGATAtcaaagttaaagttgaggttttcagagtaaaagttaagtaTGTAAAAT TAATTGCAATAACAGAACCGGATCAAGATATTGTTGGAACACTGATGGGATACACTGCCGAAACAGTGGAGGAACTTATAGGTTTCTACGAAAAACATGCTAGTGAGGTTGGATTTTCCATAAGGAAAGGAAACACGAGATTCAAAGTTGGGACAAGAATCGTGCTTGAAAAGACATATGTTTGTTCAGCGGCAGGAGTAACAAACAAtggaaagaacaaaaagaaaaaagtgcaAACAGTTGTTCCTGTAGTgcccaaaaaagagagaaaaccaAGGCAAGTTTCGATCACGAGAACTCAATGTAGGGCTTGCTTGAGAGTGAAAATGAATTCTGGAGGCAGATATGAGGTTGTTAATCACGTGATAATTCACAACCATGATTTAACTAGAAGTCAATGGCACTACTTGCATAGATCTGAAAGGCAAATAACGGAAGAGAAGAGGGAGGCAATTGAAACTATGCAAAAATCTG GTCTGTCATCCACGGCTTCCTTTAACTACATGGCAATTGAAGCTGGAGGTGAAGAAAATTTAGGACACTCGAAGAAAGACCATCTAAATTACTGCACGAggttaaaaatgaagcaaatagAAGGAGGTGATGCACAAGCAGTAACTGACATAATGTATTTAGAGCTTGAAGGTGACCCAAACTTATTTTTTAGATTTAGATTGGATGAAAAAGGCAAATTGAGGAGTTTGTTTTGGAGGGACTCTATGATGATGGAAGACTATGGAATTTTTGGAGATATAGTGGTTTGTGACACAACCTATAGAACAAACAAGTATAACCTAATTTGTGCTCCAAtagttggaataaacaaccactgGAACAATTGCATGTTTGGTTGTGCATTCATAGGAGATGAAAAGATTGAGTCGTTTGTGTGGCTTCTacaaactttcaaaaagtcaatGGGAGGAAAAAGTCCAATATCAATCTTTACAGATCAAGATGCAGCAATGAACAATGCCATCAATCAG GTCTTTCCAGATTCAAGACACAGATTATGTGTATGGCATTTGCATCAGAATGCTATTACCAGATTTGGGGCATTGAAACGAGATCCAACTTTTAAGAAGACATTCAACTATTGCTTGTATAAGTGTGTCACAGTAGTTGAATTTGAAACCAATTGGAGATCAATGCTGCAACAATATGAGCTGATAGGGGAAGAGTGGTTTACAAATGTATACGATTTGAGAGAAAAATGGTGCCCTGCGCTAAGCAAAGACTTCTTTTCAGCTGGGATTTTGTCTTCACAACGAAGTGAAAGCACTAATCACGCCATCGGATTTAGAGCAAACAGAACAACAAGTTTAACTGATTTCTATAGATTGTTCAAAGGTACAATACAGCATTGGAGAA AAGTTTACACGTTGTCACTATTCAGAGACTTTGAGGAGGAATTTGGATATTCAATTGCAACAACAGCAAAATTAATTTGGAAACAAG AAAATACTGAGTTATATGCTGTGTCCATTGATGAAGAACCTTGGTCTGCACAGAGAGTAACATACATCCACGAGAGCCAAACAGTATCAT GTACTCATGCAACAACAACAAGTGATACAAGTGTACAACAAGCAACAAGTTCTGAACCTGCAACAAACACAGCAACTGAACCTCCTATGGTGTTGGATCCTGAACGTTGCACAACAAAAGGAAGGAATAAAAGACCACGAGGATCGTTTGTCAAAAAGAAGAAGGGAAAAACTGCAGCGCCTCCAACAGCAGACTTTGGAACAATAACTCCAAATTTGAGATTATTTTGA